The window TCACAAATATTCCATATTGTTCTTAGTCTTTGTGGTGATTATACATATTGACCTAAAAGCCTATAGTGGTTCGTTTCGACTAAATCCAAGATAGAAAATGCCTTTCAGTATATAGAAACCCTGATGGTTGGGCTGATCaggaatacatacatatatggtcacaaatgtttctttttaactaaaattttaaacCAAATTAATATACACAGAATACTAAGAGAATGTAACctttttgttaaataaaaaaaacttaatggAAAATTTTGTATTCAAGTTGATTTAGCGAAAGATTTTATACCGTGAAAGATTTTATATTCTTAAAAACCAGTAAAAGCCGcagtttaaataatttatgtgGTTTTAAAAAGTTAGTTCAATTATTTGAGAAAGGAAGGATATATGACCAATAAGCTTTAGGGAAATTCGATTTACTTTTTGGCCGATTCCAAAGATTTCCAAACGTTTTGTCTAACATCACAGTTTTGGAACCCATTTGTTTAAGAAATCTTacgttttaataaaaattatagaaagGGATTGTTTCTGGGATGTTTCGTTTAAATATTTGACTGATTGCGACACGTATTCCAAATAACTTGTTCAAAATTAAGACCTCCTTTGGCATCAAATGCTTAAGTTATTGAACTAAAAGTTAGTTCCGATTGtctttaaattgcattttcttATCTCTTATATAGTTATTTATACAGTAATCATTGAATCGTTGATAAATATCCaagtttttgatttgtttttgtgaaGAGAACCcaaaaattgcaattgcaattgattCTTAAGCCAAAGCAATTTTTCGGCAAGTTTAAAACGAAAAGACATTTTTATGCTATTGCAGAgcatttctttattatttttcaattgttttcttcttcatcttcgtttttttgttttgtcaaatatgtcacttgtttttttttctttttttcatattttgttttgttttttattaattaaattttctctctcttttccttatgttttgtttttcttttttgcactTGTACCGTTCTTCTGCGACTTAATtcttatatttcgttttcttgTTTCTTGTGTTCTTTTTCATTCAATGagtaagtatgtatatatatattaaatatatatatctatataatatatagaaatacatatgtatataacatatgtatgtatatatatatatatggtattATTAATGTAACTATATACAACACAGGGAGGTCTTAAGACTCAACTCAACTCCTTGGATCAACCcaatgaatttttgttttgtttttcatttatcTGTTCTTCGGTCTCGAcactttttcgttttcttgttttgtttgttacaactttgacaaaaaaagaatatatatatttataggtatatataaCATAAATCCTACGCAGCCATAAATTTCACAATTCtgatacaaaaaaattaattattttgtgttgtgtgtgctttgccatttcatttcgtttgttttcTTAGCCTTTTTGTGGCCGCCCTTCATTATCCTCATaatcatatatatgtatataatagaGATTTTCACAATAATTTTCCTTGTTGAAACTTATAAACTAAAGATCCTAGTATTCTTTCACTTTGCTTTCACTTTAATGTACGCTCAGTCCATGatatcatcaacatcaacttttttcttgtctctcatttggttttttgtattgtttttgttttatttttacatataatataatttgttaattttaaaaattatgaaaactGCTTGCCCTTTTCTTCTCATCTTCTCTCTACTTTTCATTCGTTCTCTGCTTTCTTGtggttttcgttttgtttcctTTCGTTTTGGTGGTGTGGATTATGCTCTGGTTTTACTTACAAttgtttttagtttctttttttttttttttagtgtgtgaaacatttgtttttgtttttaatattttttgatgaTTATTAAagtagaaagaaaaattatcaGATTATGATACCGAAAAGAGTTTCGATTCTTCAAATATCAatcaaaataatgaaaaattatctTTAAATCGTTTGGAAACCAAAAGAGTAATGACAGATTATTATCATTAGCTAATTAAATACCCTTTCCTTTAAACTGtgttttgatttcatttttaaaagcATTCATTAAACAGTGAAACTAGAAATGATTTTTAAAACGGGTTCAATTTGATAAAAACGTTGGTGTGATTTTAAGTTTCAAATCAAATAactaatatttaaatgtatttttatagtttaaatattaatttacaaATTGAATGGGTTTTTCGGTATCATTTTCTGAAATTATACAcataattttatgaaaattatttactGATTTCTTGACTAATTATTCTTTTATattattcttttgctttttgttttgcttgttgGAGTTGActgaaatttttggtttttggtttataatgcggattttaaataatttttacttttgcatattcgttttgtttcttgtttatatacatatatatatatatatatatatatggtacttaaaaatgtatgttttgttttttcttttgtctgcTATGGTTGCGCacattaatttacttttttttcaaatttagtATGGAGTTTTAAATTTTGGTGTGATTTTTCTCAATTTATCTTTAAGAtgtaatcaaaattaaaacaatCTATAAATATGAATATTGTTTGATGGCagcatttcttttttcttatttttgttagTGTGAATaagtttttgtataattttattaataattttctcgATGTGTATATTTTTTGTCATTCAAGTTTAGCGATTAATTATTAAGAAGTCGCGATCACGGAAACTAACCAAGTGATGCTTAGAAAGATCTTCAAAGATGTAtctaaatttcttaaaaatgcattaagtggcaatttttcttttcaagtTTTTACAAAAACTGAACTAAACTAACAACAGGGCAGTCATTTAGTTATATAGAAAAATGCATTTATAGCTAAACTCATTTTAgatgtaaaaatattgaaattttgaaatatttagaTAATTATATTGATTAaatcaaagttaatttataGTCTTTATAATATAATGAAATATGATTTTGCTCTTATCTACCTAAATAATTGCACatctttgaatttttataaaaattattgcaTGATTAGGTACTAACTTAAATGTTAATCGCCAAACactaatacaaaaaatatacaaaacttGAAATTGCattatttatacaaaatatatatatatatatatttatataaaattgtttatttcgTTACTATAGAGTGATTAAAACATAGAATTTCATTAACTGCTGATTTTTAGTATGAAATTGTTGTTTAAACAGTTGATTTTGGTGGTAAAATGGGGGGGGAATAGGTATCAGTTagaaaaaagtattttttgttagtttaagttgctattgttgtttcacattgtttttgttttgtttctgaCTGTTTTGAAGTGTGTTTTCtattcgctctctctctttctctttctttatcttttaatTGCTGCTCCCACAAACCGCTCACAGTTTCAAtcgaatttgttttttctatacaaatataatttttgctctttgttttttttttctttctttttttgagtctttatcgtattttctttttctcattttctGGTTGGTAttcattatattttttaaaaataaaattaaaatacttttcggccattttgtgttttgttgttgttgttatatcATTTTCTTCTAATCAATTTCGTTTCACACAAATACAATTATTTACAGTTTTACAATCTAAATCTTAAATCTTTCATTGACACAGCCTTTTAGCTGCTACGCTTCCTTCTCTCTTCCTTCCAATTGCCCCATTTCCGTTTCCGCCTTTCTGCCATTTGGCTTGAAAAGgttttatcatttttttttttatttttgtagatccttctcttttgtttattttaattgtttaaaactGGTGAAAAAATAGCTGCTTCTAtggtaagtatttttttttttgttattggttGTTTTCTCTCGGTtctcaattttaaaatgtgaaattttgttagtgtttatattattattttcggtttttttcgTTTACTGTTCTTTATGtaatttgatttgatgatatttttttttagttttgctcTGCTTGTTCGTTTGTTCTGcatagtttttgttgtttttttttttttttttgatcgagaatattttagttttactttttttttcgtttgcaTCTCTTCTAACTGCTGACATTGTTTCTCTTAACCGTTTTAAGGTACTTGCAGttgtagtttttaatttttgttttttttttatggttgGTTGGTATAAAAAGTCTTTGATTTGCCTTTTGCCTAACGGTTCTTCTGTATGTGtttaggtgtgtgtgtgttttgtgtttgtttatgTGTGTTTGGATTGCCTTAAAGACTGACTTGCTGCATTTTATCAAAATCTAAACACGGCCTATGCGGTCGCTGGGCAGcattgtgtgttgttgttgatgttgttgtcgttgttgttgttgatgcaGCACCGCTATTTGAGTTGCCACCAGTTGAGTTGCTGCTAGGACGTCGTCTTGGTGAAATGGCGCAATGAAATAATTTCGCTGGCGGACTAACCGAACGCACTTCCATCATCATATTATCCAGTCCTGTTGTACTGGCCGGACTACTACGTGAGCTATTATAATGGAAACTATATTTCGGTTGCGGCTGATAGATGTGATGACTGCTGTTGCTCATTTTCAAGGAGCTAGCCTTGATCACACTGCTCGATTCATTATCATCGGTGGCAtcattgttgctgttgctgctgctgttgcatttATTGTTATCATTATTGCCATTTGCCGCTAACGCTGCCCCTGcccctgctgctgctgatgatgacgATGCTGCTGCCGTTGTTGTCTCCTCGTTTACACTATTATCacataatttaatattttcgaTGCCACATCGGGCCTCCGATAAGATCAGTGGCGTTGTGGAGCGGAACATCATATGGCTACGATTTGGCTTGAATGCCTCCAATGGCGGTGAAGTTCGAAAATTCACGGGCGTCGATATGGGTTCCAGCGAGTTGCgcagctaaaaaaaaaagcaaatggattaattacatattttaaactaaatcAAAATGCATTAATTTCAAACTTCCTACTTCATCATCGGAACTATGGGCCAATGAACGTTTACGATTCTCCACCATTAGCGAGGAGCTCGAACGTTTTGAATTTGATCCAGTTGCTCCAGCATGTATGCCAGTGCTACTGCTACATGGTGCCTCTGTGTCCAATGAGGAAGTGCATCCTCGATTAGATAAACGTGATGAGCACGATACACCGCCACCGCCGTTCCCGCTGCCAACCGCCGCTGCTGGCCCATTAATCACTTCCAATTCCTCTTCGGAGCTATGCTGATCATACATAAGATGGGAGCTCGATGATGCTGAATTTGTGGTCTGATGATGACACATCATTgcagcggcaacagcagcagcagcacctgTTGTAGAAGGAGCTGGAGgaatggtggtggtggtggtggcagcAACAGAAAACTCGGATGATGAGCATGCAGTTTGTTTGCTTGTAGTTAAGTTTGCATCCGGGCAGGAACTCAAACctttaattatataaaagaaaagcaaaatatatGTTAAGTTTTTGTGAATCACAAAGAttttaagtttatatatttatgtcCCTGAACAAAGACTTAttaaattacatatattaaatatagagtttaaataaactttttaatggGTTAAGggtcgaaaaaaaaaacacaattatattttaaagatTCGCAAATCcgataaatgttttttttagatACAGATATAGATGATACTGTGTACGTGAGTTTTTTATCCTCAGAAACTAGGTTTTTAAAATCAGCAACCAAAATGTCTTTTAAACTAATCAACCGACtgccttgcaattttttgtagTTATTCTTTTCAACAATATCTAGTTTTGCCATAGAATTTTGTTATCCTTTGCTTAGTTTGCTTTGTTTATAGGCgaaattaaagcaaataactttttatattCAAACTTCCGCCGTGTTGattgatatttttaaaatggGCTAAGACAATAACTCCATTGTAGCATATAGTTTCAAAGTCTTATAagattttttattaaagaaattcttttaaaattattttttttccggCCTTTTTGTGAATTCATCAATTGACTTTCCAAGTCGAGAAAAACGTTTCTTTATCGCATTTGTGGTTTTCAGGTGCAAGACATGAGCATTCCAGAATTTTCATGAACTTTTTTACAATAAAATGTCAAATAATCTTTTgtcaaatattattttgtataaCTTTCAACTATTGGACAACGAAATCTTAAGAAAAACGTTATTATTAGGTGATTTTTAAGGTCTCTAAACTATTTGTCGATGAAATCTCTTCATGAAATTCACATCGTAGGCATTTTAACCATTTAAGGATCAAGTCGGAAGTACATAATACGTTAAT is drawn from Drosophila willistoni isolate 14030-0811.24 chromosome 2R unlocalized genomic scaffold, UCI_dwil_1.1 Seg167, whole genome shotgun sequence and contains these coding sequences:
- the LOC6642875 gene encoding uncharacterized protein DDB_G0271670 isoform X1; protein product: MIKFVRHNNKNRENSLKASKNFLRKKRESNDSGTESDGELLDVENKCHLDVDMETSLSSCPDANLTTSKQTACSSSEFSVAATTTTTIPPAPSTTGAAAAVAAAMMCHHQTTNSASSSSHLMYDQHSSEEELEVINGPAAAVGSGNGGGGVSCSSRLSNRGCTSSLDTEAPCSSSTGIHAGATGSNSKRSSSSLMVENRKRSLAHSSDDELRNSLEPISTPVNFRTSPPLEAFKPNRSHMMFRSTTPLILSEARCGIENIKLCDNSVNEETTTAAASSSSAAAGAGAALAANGNNDNNKCNSSSNSNNDATDDNESSSVIKASSLKMSNSSHHIYQPQPKYSFHYNSSRSSPASTTGLDNMMMEVRSVSPPAKLFHCAISPRRRPSSNSTGGNSNSGAASTTTTTTTSTTTHNAAQRPHRPCLDFDKMQQVSL
- the LOC6642875 gene encoding uncharacterized protein DDB_G0271670 isoform X2, with product METSLSSCPDANLTTSKQTACSSSEFSVAATTTTTIPPAPSTTGAAAAVAAAMMCHHQTTNSASSSSHLMYDQHSSEEELEVINGPAAAVGSGNGGGGVSCSSRLSNRGCTSSLDTEAPCSSSTGIHAGATGSNSKRSSSSLMVENRKRSLAHSSDDELRNSLEPISTPVNFRTSPPLEAFKPNRSHMMFRSTTPLILSEARCGIENIKLCDNSVNEETTTAAASSSSAAAGAGAALAANGNNDNNKCNSSSNSNNDATDDNESSSVIKASSLKMSNSSHHIYQPQPKYSFHYNSSRSSPASTTGLDNMMMEVRSVSPPAKLFHCAISPRRRPSSNSTGGNSNSGAASTTTTTTTSTTTHNAAQRPHRPCLDFDKMQQVSL